One Qiania dongpingensis genomic window carries:
- a CDS encoding YibE/F family protein, producing the protein MRQKIWSQMPLFIGIVLLSILIALPTGYEDAVIYKGTDRCAATVVSVDNSTIIDTGLIRSGEQKCTIRLDGGRFKGQETSGINMLTGSLEQDKIFQEGDRAMVVISYKDDTILSVNMIDIYRMDKELWLGIAFALLLVCFAGKKGFQSLLSFGITILSIWKIIVPSCLNGMNAILISLLVVSILTAVIFALVYGFDRRFLTAVCGSLLGIAATCILGILLTDAFQIHGAVMPYSESLIYSGFENLNLTQIFMSSIFIGASGAVMDLAVDITSAIHEVVEKRPDISRWEAVKSGVHVGRAAMGTMTTTLLLAYSGGYLALLMVFMAQGTPIYNILNYKHVASEILHTVVGSIGLVTVAPFTAMVGGMMLTRKKRAEN; encoded by the coding sequence ATGAGGCAGAAGATTTGGAGTCAGATGCCGCTCTTCATTGGAATCGTACTCCTGAGCATCCTCATAGCCCTTCCTACGGGCTATGAGGATGCTGTGATTTATAAGGGTACTGACAGATGTGCGGCAACTGTGGTTTCAGTGGATAATAGTACGATCATCGACACAGGGCTGATTCGTTCCGGTGAGCAGAAATGCACCATACGGCTGGACGGCGGCCGCTTTAAAGGACAGGAAACCTCTGGTATTAATATGCTGACAGGCTCTTTAGAACAAGATAAGATATTTCAGGAGGGAGACAGGGCTATGGTGGTCATCAGCTACAAGGATGACACGATTCTGTCAGTCAATATGATCGACATTTACCGGATGGACAAAGAGCTGTGGCTGGGAATCGCCTTTGCGCTTCTCCTTGTCTGCTTTGCTGGAAAGAAAGGCTTTCAGTCCCTCCTGTCCTTTGGCATTACGATTCTTTCCATATGGAAGATTATTGTGCCGTCCTGTCTGAACGGGATGAACGCCATCCTCATCAGCCTTTTAGTCGTCAGTATCCTGACGGCGGTGATTTTTGCTCTGGTATATGGGTTTGACAGACGATTTCTGACAGCCGTGTGCGGCTCTCTTTTGGGGATAGCGGCCACCTGTATCCTGGGGATTCTCCTCACGGATGCATTTCAGATACACGGGGCGGTCATGCCCTACTCAGAGAGCCTTATTTACAGCGGATTTGAAAATCTGAATTTGACCCAGATATTCATGAGCAGTATCTTTATCGGGGCTTCCGGAGCCGTGATGGATCTGGCGGTGGATATCACCTCGGCTATCCATGAAGTAGTGGAAAAACGACCGGACATCTCCAGGTGGGAGGCTGTGAAATCGGGCGTCCATGTGGGACGTGCGGCAATGGGGACCATGACCACTACGCTTCTTTTGGCTTATTCCGGGGGATATCTGGCACTTCTCATGGTGTTCATGGCTCAGGGAACTCCCATCTATAATATCCTGAATTATAAACATGTGGCATCGGAAATCCTGCATACTGTCGTAGGGAGTATCGGACTGGTCACAGTCGCTCCATTCACGGCGATGGTAGGAGGGATGATGCTGACCAGGAAAAAGAGGGCGGAAAATTGA
- a CDS encoding manganese efflux pump MntP: MGDGRKVNIWETLLTSAGLSLDVYAVAICKGAVVGQIDKKKLVQMCVIFSAWQVGALLTGNLVMLVPAFAEQSRHITLVWYGIAAAILLGVGVYMLQKGVRKKPIFEQLEAWGSVKEMCLLGLATSVDAFLTGVGFAFMETGLAKETLAVGILTAAAVVLGVYTGYRLGYEQKYKAHFIGGLLLTLVSLEIFISYLL; the protein is encoded by the coding sequence ATGGGGGATGGTAGAAAAGTGAATATTTGGGAGACGCTTCTCACCTCCGCAGGTCTTTCTCTGGATGTGTATGCAGTCGCGATCTGCAAGGGAGCGGTAGTAGGGCAGATTGATAAAAAAAAGCTGGTCCAGATGTGCGTGATCTTTTCCGCGTGGCAGGTGGGCGCGCTTCTGACCGGGAACCTGGTCATGCTGGTTCCGGCATTTGCGGAACAGTCCCGGCACATCACCTTGGTCTGGTATGGGATTGCCGCGGCGATACTTTTGGGAGTTGGCGTCTATATGCTTCAGAAGGGGGTACGAAAGAAACCGATTTTTGAACAGCTTGAGGCCTGGGGGAGCGTAAAGGAAATGTGTCTGCTGGGGCTCGCCACCAGTGTAGACGCGTTTTTGACAGGCGTTGGATTTGCATTTATGGAGACGGGGCTTGCGAAGGAGACTCTGGCAGTGGGGATTCTGACCGCTGCCGCCGTGGTATTGGGCGTTTATACCGGATACCGCCTGGGATATGAGCAGAAATACAAAGCCCATTTCATCGGAGGCCTTTTGCTCACTCTGGTCAGTTTGGAGATTTTCATCAGTTATCTTTTATAA
- a CDS encoding radical SAM protein — translation MSTLSHKAARASFGSAIDAALKHVNKDREKGLLQLVDLTEKFMGGQFLPESYEGARRMIQDPDSKWMQYVNRLMDEIDPNVIKMSALNLGYEAAFHGTKTIRRMREIHGCNIPWLILMDPTSACNLHCTGCWAAEYGHKLNLTYEEMDSIITQGKELGIYFYMLTGGEPLMRKKDIIRLCRKHHDCAFHAFTNGTLVDEAFCREMKEAGNLSLSISLEGFEEVNDLRRGDGVFGRVMEAMDILKRNGQLFGTSICYTSKNVETVTSDEFLDMIIEKGCRFSWYFHYMPVGNEAAPELLPTKEQRTYMYHRIREIRGNTGGKQIYTMDFQNDGEFVGGCIAGGRNYCHINPNGDVEPCVFIHYSGANIRETTLLEALKQPLFMAYRDNQPFNGNHLRPCPMLENPEILEQMVRETGAHSTDLQSEEPVEHLCEKCREYAAEWKPEAEALWEKHHFEQKGYCNYKNKSEGRK, via the coding sequence ATGAGTACATTATCGCATAAAGCTGCGAGGGCCAGTTTTGGATCGGCCATTGACGCGGCGCTAAAGCACGTAAATAAAGACCGGGAGAAAGGACTGCTGCAGCTGGTGGATCTGACGGAGAAATTCATGGGAGGGCAGTTCCTCCCAGAATCTTACGAAGGGGCCAGGAGGATGATTCAGGATCCGGACTCCAAATGGATGCAGTATGTCAACCGGCTAATGGACGAGATTGATCCCAACGTCATTAAAATGTCGGCTCTTAACCTGGGATATGAGGCTGCTTTCCATGGAACAAAGACCATCCGCCGAATGAGGGAAATCCACGGATGCAATATCCCATGGCTGATTCTCATGGATCCCACCAGCGCATGCAATCTCCACTGTACCGGCTGCTGGGCCGCGGAGTATGGCCATAAGCTGAACCTGACCTATGAAGAGATGGACAGTATCATCACCCAGGGCAAAGAGCTGGGTATTTATTTCTATATGCTGACCGGCGGGGAACCTTTGATGAGAAAGAAAGACATCATCAGGCTTTGCAGGAAGCATCATGACTGCGCTTTCCATGCGTTTACCAACGGGACATTGGTGGACGAGGCTTTTTGCAGGGAAATGAAAGAGGCCGGGAATTTGTCACTTTCCATCAGTCTGGAAGGGTTTGAGGAGGTCAATGACCTGCGGAGGGGAGACGGCGTATTCGGCCGGGTCATGGAAGCCATGGATATTCTGAAGCGGAACGGACAGCTGTTCGGCACATCCATCTGCTATACGAGTAAAAATGTGGAGACTGTAACCTCGGATGAATTTCTGGATATGATCATAGAAAAGGGATGCCGTTTTTCCTGGTATTTTCACTATATGCCCGTTGGAAATGAGGCGGCGCCGGAGCTTCTGCCCACAAAAGAGCAGCGGACCTATATGTATCACAGGATCCGCGAAATCCGGGGGAATACCGGGGGCAAGCAGATATATACCATGGACTTTCAGAATGACGGTGAGTTTGTGGGAGGCTGTATCGCCGGAGGAAGGAATTACTGCCATATCAACCCCAACGGTGATGTGGAGCCGTGTGTGTTCATCCATTATTCCGGCGCGAATATCCGGGAGACCACGCTCCTGGAGGCTTTGAAACAGCCGCTTTTTATGGCCTATCGTGATAACCAGCCGTTTAACGGAAACCATCTGCGCCCCTGCCCCATGCTGGAGAATCCGGAGATCCTGGAACAGATGGTGAGAGAGACGGGAGCACATTCCACAGATCTTCAATCAGAAGAGCCGGTGGAGCATTTGTGCGAAAAATGCAGAGAATATGCCGCGGAATGGAAGCCGGAAGCAGAAGCGCTCTGGGAGAAGCATCATTTTGAACAAAAGGGATACTGCAATTATAAAAATAAGTCAGAGGGAAGAAAATAG
- a CDS encoding TetR/AcrR family transcriptional regulator C-terminal domain-containing protein — MERKREATRILLEEGLKELMRTRSFDKITVKMITDEAGVLRPTFYNYYRDKYELLEGVFQGDIGERMEELIQDGMEEDAIRVLFLRLERDRAFYKKAFEITGQNSFEEILEQYLYQMFMECLLKYPLKTQPGIKIWKEEVIAKYYSISLASVIKGWITEDKMEMSADEVTKGYYLLLTHSIFDLIDKKEHL; from the coding sequence ATGGAACGGAAAAGAGAAGCGACGAGAATTCTCTTAGAGGAAGGGCTGAAAGAGCTTATGAGGACCCGTTCCTTTGACAAGATCACGGTAAAGATGATCACAGATGAGGCAGGAGTTCTCCGCCCCACATTTTATAACTATTACCGTGACAAATATGAGCTTTTGGAGGGCGTATTTCAGGGCGATATCGGCGAGCGGATGGAAGAACTGATTCAGGACGGCATGGAAGAAGATGCCATAAGGGTTCTGTTTCTGCGGCTGGAGCGGGACCGGGCCTTTTATAAAAAGGCATTTGAGATCACCGGACAGAATTCCTTTGAGGAGATCCTGGAGCAGTACCTATATCAGATGTTTATGGAATGTCTGTTGAAATATCCTCTTAAGACTCAGCCGGGCATAAAGATATGGAAAGAGGAGGTTATTGCCAAATATTATTCCATAAGCCTTGCCAGCGTGATAAAGGGATGGATCACGGAGGACAAGATGGAGATGTCCGCGGACGAGGTCACCAAAGGGTACTATCTGCTGCTCACCCATTCGATATTTGACCTGATAGACAAAAAGGAGCACCTATGA
- a CDS encoding MGDG synthase family glycosyltransferase — MKVLILSCNTGQGHNTAGRAVKEELNRRGVECQMLDALRFAKPKTSRRTTKVYVTTTTSFPGAFGLAYKAGGAISSARRKSPVYFANTFYGKALYYYIKKEGFDCVVLPHLFPAEAITYIKKHYPMKASCFAVATDYTCIPFMEETDAEAYFIPSDELIPEFADRGIPREKLVPTGIPVFRKFMDRRDKMETRLGLGLGTEGPVVLIMTGSMGFGNVSGMVERIGRGLPEDGRIIVLGGNNEKLKEKLRRDFKGNKKVIVLDYTKQADLYMDMCDVLVTKPGGLTSTEAAVKGIPLVHSEPIPGCETKNADFFSRHGMSVLGKNEKEVGNRVLELLKNEAARRNMTEAQKHYINAKAASDICDYMEAYCRSR; from the coding sequence ATGAAAGTTTTGATTCTCTCCTGCAATACAGGGCAGGGGCATAATACCGCCGGAAGAGCGGTAAAGGAAGAGCTGAATCGGAGAGGCGTTGAGTGCCAGATGCTGGACGCCCTGAGATTTGCGAAGCCGAAGACTTCCAGGCGGACTACAAAGGTTTATGTGACTACCACTACTTCATTTCCGGGTGCTTTTGGGTTGGCGTACAAAGCGGGCGGCGCAATCAGCTCTGCGAGACGCAAGTCACCGGTTTATTTTGCAAACACTTTTTACGGAAAGGCCTTGTATTATTACATAAAAAAAGAGGGCTTTGACTGTGTCGTCCTTCCTCACCTGTTCCCGGCGGAAGCAATCACTTATATTAAGAAGCATTATCCGATGAAAGCATCCTGCTTTGCGGTGGCCACCGATTATACCTGTATTCCGTTTATGGAGGAGACAGACGCGGAAGCCTATTTCATTCCCAGCGACGAGCTGATTCCTGAGTTTGCTGACAGAGGGATTCCAAGAGAAAAACTGGTGCCAACCGGAATTCCGGTTTTTCGGAAATTTATGGACAGACGGGATAAAATGGAGACGAGACTCGGCCTGGGCTTGGGAACGGAAGGGCCGGTTGTGCTGATCATGACGGGAAGCATGGGCTTCGGAAATGTTTCCGGAATGGTTGAACGGATCGGCAGGGGCCTTCCGGAGGACGGCAGGATCATCGTGCTCGGCGGAAATAATGAAAAGCTGAAGGAAAAACTGAGAAGGGATTTCAAGGGAAACAAAAAGGTCATAGTGCTGGACTATACGAAGCAGGCAGATCTGTACATGGATATGTGCGACGTATTGGTGACGAAGCCGGGCGGTCTCACCAGCACCGAGGCGGCTGTGAAAGGGATACCACTGGTACATTCCGAGCCAATACCCGGATGTGAAACGAAAAATGCGGACTTTTTTTCCAGACATGGGATGTCAGTCCTCGGGAAAAATGAGAAAGAAGTGGGGAATCGGGTTCTGGAACTTTTAAAGAATGAAGCGGCCAGGAGAAATATGACAGAGGCGCAGAAGCACTATATCAATGCGAAGGCCGCTTCTGATATCTGCGACTATATGGAAGCATATTGCCGCAGCAGATAA
- a CDS encoding glycerol-3-phosphate acyltransferase: MSRGLLESLLFMTAGYLAGSVLFGYLLPKYRKNMDIEQLSEDHNPGTANVMKYAGLPLGILCLVLDIGKGYLPLIWAGRFMAPVSLWFAGVMVAPVLGHAFPLWRNMRGGKAIAVSFGVLLGVQRYSHSVWLLALIYLFLSLVVVIRPNERRSVYTFLLFGTVSGVALFCGSLPGICVGNILIAAVVVCKNWEGAAFGSEETGRIKRRLKQAGE; encoded by the coding sequence ATGAGTCGGGGTTTGTTGGAAAGCTTGTTGTTTATGACGGCAGGATACCTGGCGGGAAGCGTGCTGTTCGGGTATCTCCTGCCAAAATACCGGAAGAATATGGACATAGAGCAGCTGAGCGAGGATCATAATCCAGGGACGGCCAATGTGATGAAATATGCGGGGCTGCCCCTTGGGATTCTGTGCCTTGTACTGGACATCGGAAAGGGATATCTTCCACTCATATGGGCGGGGCGGTTCATGGCTCCGGTCAGTCTCTGGTTTGCGGGTGTCATGGTTGCGCCGGTTCTGGGGCATGCGTTCCCGCTCTGGCGGAACATGCGCGGAGGAAAGGCGATAGCGGTCAGCTTCGGCGTGCTCCTGGGTGTACAGCGGTACAGCCATAGTGTCTGGCTGCTGGCGCTGATTTATCTGTTCTTGTCTCTGGTCGTGGTAATACGACCAAATGAACGGCGAAGCGTCTACACCTTTTTGCTGTTCGGGACGGTTTCAGGCGTAGCGCTGTTTTGCGGCAGCCTGCCGGGAATCTGTGTGGGCAATATTTTGATAGCCGCCGTGGTGGTCTGCAAAAACTGGGAAGGAGCAGCCTTCGGCAGTGAAGAGACCGGAAGAATAAAGCGCCGTTTGAAGCAGGCGGGGGAATAA
- a CDS encoding response regulator transcription factor: MYKIAIIEDNDNIRLELAAYFKEHGYETACFGEKRPAGGAEEYRTSEAEAWENAASWMAGEILEERPDMILLDINLNETDGFALCRNIRKESKVPIIFVTGREGEWDELKGIRLGGDDFIRKPYSLPVLLARVGRMLERNRAGAGEIRVGGATLSLVMGQLTCGEICLELSPKELRMLYFLCLNQGKVVSRDSLMEYLWENKMYVDENILNVNLSRLRKRLADAGLSELVKTVPRKGYKVEAVEK; the protein is encoded by the coding sequence ATGTACAAGATTGCGATCATTGAGGACAACGACAATATCCGTTTGGAACTGGCCGCCTATTTTAAAGAACATGGTTATGAAACGGCCTGCTTCGGAGAAAAGCGGCCGGCTGGCGGAGCGGAAGAGTACAGGACATCGGAAGCGGAAGCGTGGGAAAACGCCGCGTCTTGGATGGCCGGAGAGATTCTGGAGGAAAGACCGGATATGATTCTCTTGGACATCAATCTGAACGAGACGGATGGTTTTGCCCTCTGCCGGAATATCAGAAAGGAATCGAAGGTCCCCATCATCTTTGTCACGGGGAGAGAAGGGGAATGGGACGAGCTGAAAGGAATCCGTCTGGGCGGAGACGATTTTATCCGGAAGCCTTACAGTCTTCCGGTCCTCCTCGCCAGGGTTGGCCGCATGCTGGAAAGGAACCGGGCGGGAGCGGGGGAGATACGGGTGGGGGGAGCGACGCTCAGCCTGGTCATGGGACAGCTGACCTGCGGCGAGATCTGTCTGGAGCTTTCACCTAAGGAGCTGCGTATGCTTTATTTTTTATGCCTGAACCAGGGAAAGGTGGTATCGAGGGATTCATTGATGGAATATCTCTGGGAGAACAAGATGTATGTGGATGAGAACATTCTGAATGTGAATTTGTCCCGATTGAGAAAACGGCTGGCCGACGCAGGGCTTTCCGAACTTGTGAAGACGGTCCCAAGAAAGGGATATAAAGTGGAGGCAGTGGAAAAATGA
- a CDS encoding sensor histidine kinase: MTDFMTYCIEKAMMLVGNLLLAVALSIYMALLGNQLGNILWIDLIWILILLAVLLSGYWKWKRKQKETFEKLERLDRKYLIAEILEEPDQAEGRMYHQILKSACKSMADEIHAARETTAAYKEYIEEWIHEIKTPITAIDLICKNHETEETGRIREELRNVDGLVEQVLYYARSENVEKDYFIRELQLSDVVNPAVRSQRTAILEKGIRLIVEELPETVWTDEKWMTFILNQLLSNAVKYAGKKDPQISLRAEKTDGSVRLFVEDNGCGISEKDLPRVFEKGFTGGVRGNQKATGMGLYLSKKLCGRLGLSLDIDSVQGSYTRAVIGFPVGDYVDPARSPEKTLQNCK, from the coding sequence ATGACGGATTTCATGACTTACTGTATTGAAAAGGCCATGATGCTGGTGGGAAATCTGCTCTTGGCGGTGGCCCTGTCCATTTATATGGCTCTGCTTGGAAATCAGCTTGGAAATATCCTGTGGATTGATCTTATCTGGATCTTGATTCTTTTGGCGGTCCTTTTATCCGGCTATTGGAAATGGAAAAGGAAACAGAAGGAGACCTTTGAGAAGCTTGAAAGACTGGACCGAAAATACCTGATCGCGGAGATTTTGGAGGAGCCGGATCAGGCGGAGGGCAGGATGTACCATCAGATTCTTAAGAGCGCCTGCAAATCCATGGCGGATGAGATCCACGCGGCAAGGGAGACTACGGCGGCCTATAAAGAGTATATTGAAGAATGGATCCACGAGATAAAGACGCCTATCACGGCTATAGATTTGATCTGTAAAAATCATGAGACAGAAGAAACAGGACGGATCCGGGAAGAGCTGAGGAATGTAGACGGCCTGGTGGAGCAGGTGCTCTATTATGCCCGGAGCGAGAACGTGGAAAAGGATTATTTCATCAGAGAGCTGCAGCTGTCTGACGTGGTGAATCCGGCCGTCCGCTCCCAGCGGACCGCGATTCTGGAGAAGGGGATCCGCCTTATTGTAGAGGAGCTTCCGGAGACGGTCTGGACTGATGAGAAATGGATGACTTTTATTTTGAATCAGCTCCTTTCGAATGCCGTGAAATATGCCGGCAAGAAAGATCCTCAGATTTCTCTGCGCGCGGAGAAAACGGACGGCAGTGTACGGCTTTTTGTAGAGGACAATGGCTGCGGGATAAGTGAAAAGGATCTTCCGAGAGTATTTGAAAAGGGATTTACCGGAGGGGTCAGGGGCAATCAGAAAGCCACCGGGATGGGACTTTATCTTAGCAAAAAGCTGTGCGGGCGTCTGGGGCTGTCGCTGGATATCGATTCGGTCCAGGGAAGCTATACCAGGGCGGTCATCGGCTTCCCTGTGGGAGATTATGTGGATCCGGCCAGAAGTCCGGAAAAAACATTACAAAACTGTAAGTAA
- a CDS encoding ABC transporter ATP-binding protein, with protein sequence MEALLKISNVEKYYGSKAFMTKALDNISFQVEKGEFLGIMGASGSGKTTLLNCISTIDSVTAGHIHLRDTDITELRDKELARFRMENLGFVFQDFNLLDTLTIEENIALAPLVSGKEENIGSHVKEIAERLGIGDILKKFPYEVSGGQKQRCACARALIGKPALVLADEPTGALDSKAAGMLLESFTDMNQNMDATILMVTHDLFSASYCSRILFLQDGKIFNEIWRGGRTRKEFFGEIMDVVTFLGGEADAR encoded by the coding sequence ATGGAAGCATTGCTGAAAATATCAAACGTAGAGAAATATTATGGCTCAAAGGCCTTTATGACAAAAGCCCTGGACAATATATCTTTCCAGGTGGAAAAGGGAGAGTTTTTAGGCATCATGGGAGCGTCTGGGAGCGGGAAGACGACCCTTTTAAACTGCATATCCACCATTGACAGTGTGACCGCGGGGCATATCCATCTGAGAGATACGGATATCACGGAACTCCGAGACAAGGAGCTGGCCAGATTCCGTATGGAAAATTTGGGTTTTGTATTCCAGGATTTCAATCTGCTGGATACCCTGACCATTGAGGAAAATATCGCGCTGGCCCCGCTTGTCAGCGGAAAAGAAGAGAATATAGGAAGCCATGTAAAAGAGATCGCGGAACGGCTTGGCATCGGGGATATCCTGAAAAAATTTCCATATGAAGTATCGGGAGGGCAGAAACAAAGATGTGCCTGTGCGCGGGCGCTGATAGGAAAACCGGCCCTTGTATTGGCCGATGAGCCCACGGGAGCTCTGGACTCGAAAGCGGCCGGGATGCTCCTGGAAAGCTTTACCGATATGAACCAGAACATGGACGCGACCATTTTGATGGTGACTCACGATCTGTTTTCCGCCAGCTACTGCAGCCGGATCTTATTTCTGCAGGACGGAAAGATATTCAATGAAATCTGGAGGGGAGGACGCACCAGAAAAGAATTTTTCGGTGAGATCATGGACGTAGTGACCTTCCTGGGAGGTGAAGCCGATGCTAGGTAA
- a CDS encoding FtsX-like permease family protein, with protein MLGKVAFRNARRSVKDYGIYMVTVTIAFALIYAYNMLIYSDDIKELSSSMDSMTMAIVMVSVIVVLVVGWLVSYMTRFMLQKRSKELGTYMMLGIANRTIARMFLLEQVFMGAIAALCGILLGSFLYQILVSIIMNIFHSHYEIRLAFSVQALVLTGIYIALIYLFALFFTRRRLKKMKICDLLYAEKKNENTAIGKTKGHWILLVFSAAVGFYGCFRLYQAFTDPGGEIGTALMTGIACVILCLYGCYIFLSAFLSRLFLKKEKRKYKKDNMFLFRSLTAKMNTMSITLGTLAMLITLTLVASQVALLFNGFFESQSAISTGFDVLVASDVEEKEDKDFDFSSYVKYLEENLGIHKKLEYAVRMSGNRTIWNWIEEHSSRLAVNWYDYDPVIAYSDYQALRDIQGYEPVFLEKDSYLISSLGNIKECIGSQKIPLEIGGKELTMQECRLENFAQNGINGYYYFLVVPDDIAIELSVSERVLAVDTAKETTEQDYENLDQIRNKIPEKSVFTDENGEIHESVILKSDAWIEVKGKTLNEKYSFFTVFSFALFYLSLIFSCVVATILVVQQLSEASRYKFRYQVLSNLGMTKSRMERLIFKQMIFYFGAPLILPVFLSAFITFCVNELCRMFVGMALFLPSVLGALGLFFLVYLLYFAAAYISYRKSVLE; from the coding sequence ATGCTAGGTAAGGTGGCTTTCCGCAATGCCAGGCGGTCTGTGAAGGATTACGGGATTTATATGGTCACGGTGACCATTGCCTTTGCCCTGATATATGCGTATAATATGCTGATTTATTCCGATGACATCAAAGAGCTGAGCTCGTCCATGGACAGTATGACCATGGCAATCGTCATGGTGTCGGTCATAGTGGTCTTGGTGGTGGGCTGGCTGGTCTCCTATATGACAAGATTCATGCTTCAAAAGAGGAGCAAGGAGCTGGGGACGTATATGATGCTCGGGATCGCCAACCGTACCATCGCCCGGATGTTTCTGCTGGAACAGGTTTTTATGGGAGCCATAGCCGCTCTTTGCGGCATTCTTCTGGGCAGCTTTTTATATCAGATACTGGTCTCTATCATCATGAATATCTTCCATTCCCATTATGAGATTCGGCTGGCATTTTCTGTGCAGGCTCTCGTCCTGACTGGGATATACATTGCTCTCATCTATCTGTTTGCTTTGTTTTTTACCAGAAGGCGTCTGAAAAAGATGAAGATCTGCGACCTTCTGTACGCAGAGAAGAAAAACGAGAACACCGCCATCGGAAAGACAAAGGGGCATTGGATACTCCTGGTGTTCTCGGCAGCAGTCGGTTTCTATGGATGCTTCAGACTGTATCAGGCGTTTACCGATCCAGGAGGTGAAATAGGGACCGCGCTTATGACCGGCATCGCCTGTGTTATCTTGTGCCTGTATGGCTGCTATATCTTCCTTTCTGCTTTTCTCTCCAGACTGTTCTTAAAGAAAGAGAAAAGGAAATATAAAAAGGATAATATGTTCCTGTTCCGGAGCCTGACGGCCAAAATGAATACCATGAGTATAACGCTGGGAACGCTGGCTATGCTGATCACGCTCACGCTGGTAGCTTCTCAGGTGGCTCTATTGTTCAATGGATTTTTTGAGTCCCAGTCGGCCATATCCACCGGCTTTGACGTATTGGTGGCGAGTGATGTGGAGGAAAAGGAAGACAAAGACTTTGATTTTTCTTCCTATGTAAAATACCTGGAAGAAAACCTGGGTATTCATAAGAAGCTGGAATATGCTGTCCGGATGAGCGGAAACAGGACGATATGGAACTGGATAGAGGAACATTCCTCAAGGCTGGCCGTGAACTGGTACGACTACGATCCGGTCATCGCTTACAGTGACTATCAGGCGCTTCGGGATATCCAGGGATATGAGCCTGTCTTTTTGGAAAAGGATTCGTATCTGATCTCCTCTTTGGGGAATATTAAGGAATGTATCGGTTCTCAGAAAATCCCTCTGGAGATCGGCGGAAAGGAGTTGACCATGCAGGAATGTCGGCTGGAGAATTTCGCGCAGAACGGCATTAACGGCTATTATTACTTTCTGGTGGTGCCGGACGACATAGCGATAGAGCTTTCTGTAAGCGAAAGGGTGCTCGCTGTGGATACGGCCAAGGAGACGACGGAGCAGGATTATGAAAACCTGGATCAAATCAGAAATAAGATACCTGAGAAAAGCGTGTTTACAGATGAGAACGGGGAGATTCATGAATCGGTGATATTGAAAAGTGACGCCTGGATAGAAGTAAAGGGAAAGACCTTGAATGAAAAATACTCGTTTTTCACCGTATTTTCCTTCGCTTTGTTTTATCTGTCCCTGATCTTCAGTTGTGTGGTGGCTACTATCCTGGTGGTTCAGCAGCTGAGCGAGGCCTCCAGATACAAGTTCCGGTATCAGGTGCTCTCCAACCTGGGAATGACGAAAAGCCGGATGGAGCGGCTGATATTTAAACAGATGATCTTCTATTTTGGGGCTCCCCTGATTCTCCCGGTGTTCTTAAGCGCGTTTATTACGTTCTGCGTGAATGAACTGTGCCGGATGTTTGTGGGGATGGCGTTGTTCCTGCCCTCTGTGCTGGGAGCTCTGGGCCTGTTCTTTCTGGTGTATCTGCTGTATTTCGCCGCGGCCTATATCAGTTATAGGAAAAGTGTGCTAGAATAA